From the Musa acuminata AAA Group cultivar baxijiao chromosome BXJ3-7, Cavendish_Baxijiao_AAA, whole genome shotgun sequence genome, one window contains:
- the LOC103992220 gene encoding patatin-like protein 2: protein MAETTKSSSHHSHRHRRHPHTPPPSKGKLITVLSIDGGGVRGLIPGTIISFLESKLQELDGPDARIADYFDVITGTSTGGLLTAMITAPNENNRPMFSAKEVIDFYLENSPKIFPQGKGFLSSVTKLAGAIMGPKYDGKFLHTKVKDLLTETKLSQTLTNVIIPTFDIKLLQPVIFSSFEARLAALKDAHLADICISTSAAPTYLPAHYFETKDSDGNTRSYDLIDGGIAANNPTLVAMSQIKKEIALMNKDFANFKSIDYHNFIIISIGTGSAKIEQKFSADLASKWGVLQWLYHGGSTPLIDSFFQGSADVVDIHMSSLFQSLNCEKNYLRIQDDTLVGERSSVDVSTKENLQELVQIGKNLLKKPVSRVNLETGIFEELDGEGTNADALTHLAQRLSQERRLRKANANGH, encoded by the exons ATGGCGGAGACGACCAAATCGAGCTCCCATCACAGCCACCGTCATCGCAGGCATCCGCACACGCCGCCGCCCTCCAAGGGGAAGCTGATCACGGTGCTGAGCATCGATGGAGGAGGCGTTCGAGGCCTCATTCCGGGGACCATTATTTCCTTTCTCGAATCCAAGCTTCAG GAACTGGATGGACCGGACGCCAGGATCGCGGACTACTTTGATGTGATTACGGGAACGAGCACAGGAGGATTGCTCACGGCCATGATCACTGCTCCGAACGAGAACAACCGCCCGATGTTCTCTGCAAAGGAAGTGATCGACTTCTACCTCGAGAACAGCCCCAAGATTTTTCCTCAAGG AAAAGGATTTCTCAGCTCGGTGACGAAGTTAGCCGGTGCGATCATGGGGCCGAAATATGATGGGAAATTTCTGCACACCAAAGTAAAGGATTTGCTCACCGAAACAAAGCTAAGTCAGACCTTAACCAACGTGATAATCCCAACTTTCGACATCAAGCTTCTGCAGCCAGTCATCTTCTCATCCTTCGAG GCAAGACTTGCGGCTCTCAAGGATGCTCATCTTGCTGACATCTGTATCAGTACGTCGGCCGCCCCAACCTACCTCCCGGCACATTACTTTGAAACTAAAGACTCCGACGGAAACACTCGTAGTTACGACCTCATCGACGGCGGCATCGCAGCAAACAACCCG ACTTTGGTTGCCATGAGCCAAATCAAGAAGGAAATCGCTTTGATGAACAAGGATTTTGCCAACTTTAAGTCGATAGACTACCACAACTTCATCATCATCTCGATCGGGACTGGCTCGGCTAAGATAGAGCAGAAGTTTAGTGCAGATCTAGCGTCCAAATGGGGAGTTCTGCAGTGGCTGTATCATGGTGGTTCGACCCCCTTGATCGACAGCTTCTTTCAAGGAAGCGCCGATGTGGTTGACATCCACATGTCGTCTCTGTTCCAGTCACTTAATTGTGAGAAGAACTACCTCAGGATTCAG GATGACACCTTGGTAGGTGAGAGGTCATCTGTCGATGTGTCCACGAAGGAGAACCTACAGGAGCTGGTGCAGATCGGGAAGAACCTTCTAAAGAAGCCAGTTTCGAGAGTCAACCTGGAGACAGGCATCTTTGAGGAGCTCGACGGAGAGGGAACCAACGCAGACGCGCTCACCCACCTCGCGCAGCGACTTTCCCAAGAACGGCGCCTCAGGAAAGCAAACGCCAATGGCCACTGA